GAATGTTCGTATATAGAGAGGTTACATCCAAAGTCACCAAATAACTGTTGGATGATAAACTGcaattcttaagttttgaaaggAAATCCGTAGTATCTTTGACATACGAAGGTAATGATTGCATATGTGGTTGCAATACATAGTCTAGATATTTAGATATGTTATCAGTAGGGAATTGCATGCAGATACTATGGGCCTACCTGGATATCCTAATGGCAAAGAATTATCTTTACATTTATGTAGTTtgggtaaaatgtaaaaatggggtATACGTATCTTTTCTGGAAAAGTGTCAAATTCCTCTTTCAAAAATTCTTCACATTCGGAAATTTTATCCATACATTCACATACATTACGTTTCACTGTTTCTGCAATATTGCTATCAAGTTTTTCGTAATACTTGTCATTGTTGAGATGTCTATGTACTTCCTGTTGATACTCATCAGTGTTCATTATCACAATATTGGCCGATTTGTCTGCCTTTTTTATTACAATATCTCTGTCATTCGCTAGAGAATGTAAACTAGAGAGTTCTTCTTTTGTGATATTTGAATATCTCGACTGTTTTGATGACTGGAGTATTTTCTGGTGAATTGCCTCAATATAGAAATCAAGATATTCATCACGACCTTGCTTCGGAATGAACGTTGACTGCTTTTTGTTGaagaaagttttttctttatcattttggtcgttattgttattatcattgaaaaaatattctttcagtCTCAAACGTCGACAGAATCTAAATGTTTCCTCTGCTAATTTAACTTTGTCGTGGCTTTTAAGCTTTGGTACAAAAGAAAGTCCCTTACCTAACAGGATATAGTCAGCATcggataattttctttttgatagaTTAATTACCGTCGCCTTGCCTCTTTGAATGGCCGTTTTCCTCTTCTTGATTCTCCTCCATGCGTTCTTATTTTTGGCCCTGACGAAACGTCGGTTTGCCTTTCGACAACTATTTTGAGCAGTTTCGTTAGGTCTTGTAGCGTTTGATTCAGCTGATTCTGTGCTATTGTCGCCCCGTTCCGTGTGGCCTCTGCATAAGTTGCTTTTGTGCCCGGGGCTCTTACGTTTTTTGAATTTCTATCTGTCGTAGATTCTGGAGTTGCCGCTTCCGTAGTTTTTGGTGAACATTTCTTCTCAGCTGAAGACGATTCTTCAGTATTTCTATCTGAGGGCGGCTTCAGATCATTTTTTCTTGAGTTACGTGGTGCTGGTTTTGGTTTCTTTTTATTACTCTTTCTACGACGTGCCCTGCCTGATTTGTTTGATTCTGATGATTCAGATTCATTACTTTGAAGTGGTTGTGAATGCACCTCACTTTCCTTTAATAGGATTGACAGCTTCTTTTCATGTCTCTCTTTAACAGTTTCTTTCTCTCTTTCTGTTTTGTCTGATATTTCAGTTTCAACATCGAACAATTGATCGTCTGAAAGTTGATTTCTCGCAATTTTCCTTTGTTCTTCGATTGTATTTGATAGGTCCAAGGCGTGACGCTGTTGGTCCTCCACGATTCTCTTCATGATATCTAGCGAAACCTTCCTAAGAAGGCTATCAACAGAAGTTTGGAGATCTTTAGAACCTGAGCTTGTGTTGATCTTCATTTTCAGTCGGAGACCCTTTggaattatttcattgtttatgcACTTTTGCAGAAATTGTTCATGAAGACGACATTTCATCTGTTTTAATGCGACTTTTTGTAGGTTGTTGCGTGGATCCGTCATATTGGATGCAAAATCTTGGTTATATTTAGTTaatagatcaaaaggatttaaaaataccaagacaacacattcttgactagtttcgacctttatgtcttcgtcagaaataacaacatacaaaacaaacgacgtcacgtccgtttggacgcgaacgtgaacgtgacaaaaagcgcaaatatagaatatatttgtattaatgtacatatagatacggatcataatgatacggcgggtatttatcgaaaacatatttcttcaatatgaagcagagaaaaaataaaacccaacatatctacatgacaaattttgaagtatacatgtgaagcataagcgagaattaacgACAGATCTACTTATAATtacataaatagtaaaataacattaatttaaaagctatccgcacatatataattacagaaacaatcaaaaaattaaaaactttcattaaaatacgattaaagacaaaatgcagtCAAACGGCGGAAAAAGGAACCTTGAAGcagtaataaggggaggtaataaaacggcaataaaatatcaaaatgctggaaaatagagccgatatattcttaacttctataaaaattattaatattattttaaagttagaaaatatattaacttATAGTGACTTATTTAAAGACTCGTATATTCCAGTTACATCATTGGCCGGACAGTAGTCACGTAGGGACCGTAGATATGGATATTCTTCAAATGATCAAATTTTGgaatcaaacttggctgagaaaCAATTCACCAAAACAAATTCACATGATctaataaatagatatatattaaACACAAGTTTAAAAATTTCTAGACGAGAATTATGTATAAATGGTTGACTGGTAACAAGTTTCTTAGAAACAAGCTAGCATGTATTTTTGCTAGTCACTAACCACAATGCATTTTCAGTGTAGtcaagaaatgaaacaaaatacttCATGTATGATAATATCTGTGTTTAAGGATTTTTGGTGGTCGGTGAGAGGCGTTACCAACGGTTAGAGAGGTAGTTTGCACCACTTGACTATGGCTAATCTTTACATTGGAAACCAGCATTTAATTGTTTCCTTATTTATTTACATGTGTGTATTTTTTGGtagtttttctgtttatttttacactgtatatacattatatacttaagcATGGGGACGTACTATTTACACCTAAATCAAACACACACCACAAACATTCTGTCCAGAAACATAACTAAATTTGCACCGCTTTGGGTCAAACTTTATCATACGCCGGTATATATTATGATGAACAAAATATcgtaagtatttcaatacttatgctcGGCCAGCACAAGCTTTAACCGAAAAacattcaaaaccaaacaattaatctGCAAAACTTAGAACAAAACATATATCCGAAACAATTCACAACTTATCTGCAGAAGATCAATTTATACACCTCTAGATCTCAAACGGACCCATCAACATTCAAATTCAAACAATCAGCCAAATTAAAAGCATCAAATTCACAAAAGAACAAACAATTCCAACTGCAAACAACCAAAGtatcaacttcaaaacaaaaccacaattaaaagctaaacaaccaaaatattcgccGAGCAAAATCAACAGTTATGTACAATGAAATGTATGCCAATAATAtccaacaaataaatcaagaaacaaatctttccttCAAAAATCGAGCCACCAATTGACTCTAACACACTTTATACTGCATGCACAACATGCGACTTTCTCTCGCTAAAGTACAATCTAAACTGATAAACTctcataaaattttgtaaaatctgTCACACTCTCTCTATACCGCAGTGATCATTTTATCAGCGAGGTTTaagtataagttagataatacatacaagtgtgttaccggctggtggagaatctcagggaacgtattttgggtagcaaacgagcctcgtagagGCGATTTTGCTATTAAATTACGTATcctgagattctcccaagcatgatgatactcgccggtaacgtattgtctaactgatttatcgCATGATTATAACAGTATActgaatacattttttaaatatcttaaatctaaaatacttaaaaatattttctctcttgagcctcccttagaaCATTTCACTGCCATACAAAAGCCAAAAGATGGTGCTGGGgcagatttttatataaattacgcATGCTCACATtagagagccctttttcaaattttttattaaactactgaataaaaagttaaaaaacaaaaacaaatacacattgaaacattCTGTATCAATtcgtgtaattattttttaaaacaacaaattgtGAAGTAGAGtttcaaaaatactttaaactaactgccaaaaatttgaatttgccgggaggcgCTAACGAGGTCAatgaaccctggagaaatagaGAATGGAAACGATTCCCACGTGGCTAATTTTCATGTCTCAATGGCCTAGAGCATATTGTAAAGCTTTGCCAGAAAACTAATTTTGAATTtctaaactgaatagaatatcataatcatttttgcagttatatttttatgttatttaaaacatccaagttttaaatcaagatgcaGAGAAATAAACTACAGACATACAGTGACAAATCATTTCAAACAGCTTATCATTTTCAagaccttatcacagcaacacttgctaatttgtgtgtattgttctacatcccaggcagagaaaactgtgagcgatgcatgtgtgcaacggaatttagagcacaGCTAACCGTGGCTATACCAGAATTTAGTAAACATAAAACTTCAAAGaaaaatgccgcagtcatgcgATAACAAGCCGTACAATATAGCGAATTGTAAATGTTGATAAACTTTTTTCAGCTGTCGTGTAAGCTAGCATACAGTATATTTACATCTtatggtttaacgccgttttgcaacaaGCAACAAAGAATTATTCTGACACTGTAAATATAAAAGTCCTGGCCAATGTGATATTTACCTCAGCCTATCATCCTTGTCATGTACGTAAACTTGGATATTCACCTTATCATTATATAACACCTGTTTactattacattgtatatataaagacaaaaaaaacgatgatgatatatctttaaaaagtgTAAAGATATTGTCAAACCAATAGTTAATTCACAAACAAACTACATTGTAGCGACAAACAGATGAGTCAGAACTTATAACAGAAGAAATGGCAAGAACCTATTGTAGTAACAATGTTACAACAGAAACAATTGAAAAGAATCAACACCTGCTTGGTGGATTTAATATGACACAGGCAATAGACGAATGCACATGGGATGTCCACGTAAGAAACTTACTTTACTCTGTCAACGAATAATACacacattacatttttttttcaggacagAATGTTGTCATACATTAAACTTTTATGGTTGTTTGCTATTTCAGGactgattaaaatattaaaattcaaaCGTTGGTCCGGTTGCCTATTTATATGTCTGCGCATACGCTAGTCTTATAATTGTTTAACccctttgaaatattttaagtaacGTTGCGCATACACTCGAAACGTTAAAGAGATTCATTCATTCCACCATAGAATGAATTGTTCTAGGACgatatttttaagaatatataaaaGTTTTTGCACGAAAAATACTTGTATCAATCGTATTTAATGTACTTACTGAAGCGTGACTACCGCCCTGTGAAAAACTGATTTCATTCAGCTTTATTCAGAAATTCGATCATCATATAGGAATGTCGAATATCCGTCAAAGtcttgacaaagaaacatgaattttgataaacgttaacTCGTGGATGTCTGTGTTTCCATTGTCTGACCTTTACACTTTTATGCCTCCATGGGAACGAAATAACTGAATATTGACTGATTTTGACGCTTTATCACGCTCGAACAAGGTATTTTTGAGATGTCTCTAGTTTTAACACACTCggtaataagtttaataaatctGTGCCTTTTCTTAAAAAGAAGACAATTGCAAGAAATGGTGATTCACGAGGTAGCAACAAATAACACCCAATTTTTGAATACATGCTTTACATCTTTGATAACATGTAAAAATGCTAACAAAAGTTGATCCTATTTTTGAAAAGGTCAACTACAAACGTTTTAAGCAAATGTCATCGAACACTCACGATTTAGTCTAGCCGTAAATAtttgtgacgttgccgttttgATGGCAGTTAATATGTACTGCAACTATTTGCCGAAGGAATGCTTACtctatgcaaaaatcatgccgcATTATTGTTTTCGAGCGAAATGACTAAATGATGTGTAAAAGTTGGTTCATAGATATTTCTAGAAAACTAAAATTACCTTATAAATCTATATAGCTGTAGAATGTGTGATGAAATACTGGGATCTTCGACTTCGTTTTCGCTATATTGCCTCCCCTTATCCCCACACATTGCCTCTCCTTATCCCCACCCAAACCCTTTTTATGTGCAGTTTTTGAACATCATAAGTTCACTGTTTGTATTATACGGAAAATTAAGTTAATCACAAGAAacgttaaaaacaatatttaaagcgTACTTAAATTTTGTAAGCCATTTCCGATTTCTTTCCAGTTTTTAGAGTCACCCTCGTATACCTGAATGTATGCTGtacacaaaaaaaactttaaacattgtactgcttgtttgtttgtttgttttttttttgttttttttctctacaGATTATTTTAATTCTCTGAAAATGTTTCAGACATGTTTTTGAATATAATATGGAAATACACTCACTTAACTACCGGGTTCACTTTAATACAATTTGCGATGTGGTCTGGAAATTTATGAAACCCAGTACAATGACTTTCGAAGGCGCAATCGCAATTATCTATTCATTTATTACCAATACACTATTAACGCCTACGTTTTGCCGGACTTGAAAGTTGAAATTAGCCCAGAATAGTATTTTGGTTGTTGgtgttttatacatattttcgTCAAAACTTTAGTCTTTACTAGTACTTAACCCCTTTTCAAAGTAACGTACAATTGCCCTATTGAACGGTATTAGAGTGAACGTACCGGACACCAAAACGATCGACGGGCACTAATATGAGGGATGGGGCTAGTTTTAGACCGGGTGAATTAGTCTAGAGACTTTTTTCATCGGGTTATTTGTACTTACCGCCAACGCCCAGGGCTccgttgttcgaaactttaacaggcgattaggcTAACCGTCGATCAACATTTAGGGTTGTATTTCAACTGTTTAATATTAAACTTGGAAAAGCAAATATACGAATTAATTATCATAAACACAAAAATGTCTCTGCAGTAAAGTCAAAACATCGTACTGGTGTTTCCCACTTAGACTAGTATTTCGATTCAAACTTTAACAGGTGGTTCGTTTAACAGCTacttaaagtttcgaacaactgggcccagaacACAAAGACGTAATGTCGGCAAGCGTAATATTTGACGTTTCGCTAGAGAGCGCTGTGTTGCACCTTACACAACAGATACACTTAAAACAGTACTTATTTagttatcaaaaatgatttaattatatcatatattttgtgTTCTATGTATGCGTTTTCTTTGGATGTAAGGTACTAGTATATTTAACTGGATTGTTATAACAGACTGGGCAAGATCTTGGATGGATTGCTACACACAAACAAGCAGCAGATTCCGCTATTGAAATCGGTTACAAAAGAGATGCGAATTACACACTTTCTCACATTGAGGAATTGAAGGAGTTCAAAATGCAGTTGTGTCCATTCAATTGCAACGGCAATGGTGTTTGCCAGGAAAATGGTAGGATATTATTTCCTTCCGAagtaataaatttattcaaacgttttttaaagttattgttcGTTAAATAGAGAAGCAATCTCCCCACTGATGATAGTATTCTACAGTTGTTAAGATGAGTTCGTAAACGCGTTTAATCGATTGCGATAAGTTGTAAGTGctttgcaaaaataatatttgttaataatttcatataaaaaggcAATAACAAGGTGAACCTAAGTGAAAACaataatatgaactaaggcaCTGCCTAGAATGAGGATTTAtcgttaatatgaaataaggcagagcctcaaagcgagctcaatgAAATCTTGTTTCGCTGAAAAAATATACCGGCATATTATAAAGAAACTATTTAATACTCAAATGAGAAAAGAATCTATTCACTTGAAAACAGTAAGTTTATtgttagtgtcatcatacctgttacagcgaatatcatactttgcaaaatttacggaaagCCTGTGTAACAGTGACGTCATTTCCTATTCGCCGCGTCCTCGTACTGGTTTAATGATTATTACTGATGATAATTTTCCGTTTATTGTccaatgtttttaagttttaaacgAAAATAATCATATTTTCTTAAGTAACTAGAAACCTTCCCTGTATGACTTTTgagtgaaagaaataaaaaaaaaaaatatattggcaCGGTTAACAAATTTCTGTAACTtaatatacggacgttaccgtcttgGGGCTTTTTACTACCGGCGCTTCGCCTATTAATGTATGGATAACGcattttttgtgttataacatcagCAGAAATCCGGAGTATTCTGAAAGTGTTGCAACACAAAATAAACATGCGTTAACGCTCCTCTAGCATAAAACGTTTAAGAACACTCGCTACagtttcctattttttttctcaataatagattttgatgacatgttttgtattaaaagaccaTGTTATAATGTATTGAAAACGAAATAAagatactaggtcaccagctttgtttcaatttaattgcCTCTAGATacggtgctatttttaacatttttcacattttctatattcttaaatatatttcagtaaagtacaataattaacataaatttgatatctaagcatttctatagcggaaaacaatatatctatttgaaacatgctcagggAAATCAAAAGaatatgattttgtaaagaaaggaattcttgttcagcagacccaagggctatttttgcatatttttgtcaattttaagttggtacttctgctattttatcgagtttcacataatagaattaatcaaactctgcacatacctttggttatgcctacctaatctaaaacaaaaagaaaattgataggtcaccatattagatttcgcttaaatcaaattacaacgaggtgggacgtggcgggcatttatacaaatTGTGAatgcaggttggtacgaaatactctttcagtgtttgagcaaatgacttggagatatataaaattatcaaacagcAGATttttaataagcggattttaaggcgTTTcagaagcattttgatgtcatagaacgatgaaagtttccgcccttctccgaacaaaacctatagctAAGGAAtgcggatgtacggtatgggaaCGGTACGgaattagaaacagctgtgactcaatgcagagttggagcgttggtataaattacagactccggtatatgtCAGATTGAAGAAATTTGAActtaaagtactttaaatgtatatattttgtaaccatggtgatacttaccctaacctttagtcagtatattatacatattatatattaaatgcatgcgaacatacagtAATTTACGGagttttgccgtacgcgacattagataatcacctACGgccatgcgcagaagaccgctccaactctgcaataagctacatcgattagaaacacaaccaaattggcacggggTTGGGGGTAAATATCGAGCCGTCCggaaaaaactgtagcgagtgccttttaAAACtagtaaatgaataaaatttcccTCAGCGTCacttattttttatgaaacacgCGAAAACGTCTGCGTTGTTTTCACACGATGACATCATTTCCTTTTGTAAATCCGTTTTGTGACGTACTGCttttacgctttgccatggaacgtgcatatataaaaaggtttaaCGGAACGTAAGCACTATTTCTCTGTtctctctcctgttaaaacacccaagaaaagtgacaaaaacatcAGTTTTATGCCGGAATGAGATTTTATACCTTCTTTGTAaagattgatttatttttgttccaACAAATGCATTTTTGATCTCAGGTACATGTACGTGTGACAGTTTATATTTTGGTCCTGACTGTGAAAGTAATAAATCTAATGGGCCAATCATAGAAGATATTGAAGGAGGCGGATTCTGTGATCAGCGTTTTGGGAGTGAATGTAGATGTTTTTCCGTACAGACAGAAGCACTGGCAGAGTCCTTTCAATGCAAGATGGTTAGACAAAAGGtttgaacaatatttttgaaCTACTTAGCCATACTTAAAATCACATTAATGTTCTAAAATGATAATCTCTTTTCACAATAAACAGTGTTTCTTGTCAATATGTGTTTTCTGGATATGCAATGCCAGGTGAATAAGGTATCTGAATACCTTGCCCCTTATAGATATTGAAACCAAGAAAAAAACGCATGAGAAGTAAATGTATTCTCTATTTTAATCTATGTAGCTAGCTTGCTGACGTTTAGGTCTCTTCCAGTGTCTGTTCACACATAAAAATGTGCTCTGACACCCCTGGAATCTTCCTGTAGGATCAGTTTCCAGTTGGCTATATATATCGTTAAAAAGGCGTAATAGTACTATAGTCAAGCAGCTGTTCTGTGCTAgtcggataatggcggaaaggAAAAAGTAATCAAATGAGGtgtttgcatttatagaaatgtaaacaaacttgatTACACACGTGTTCATATCCACATTTaactgtcagtttggaagatattcgaAAGTGTTGACCTGtcgtgttgacctgtcagacaaaaatctctcatagaagatacatgaccaCTACTTTTCTTTGAGTTTGTTTGGTGGTTTATAGGTcgttgtgttttattttatctaagaAGTTCAAAAAGATTTCAAAAGAAGTTATCAAAAAGCTTCTATCATGTTCTTACATAACCATTCAATGAATACGAACTTTTATTGTCACAACAAAAATACTATTTCAGTattgaaaactgtaatatgacggTCCTGAAAATGAATTCTCCCGTGAGGCAGTAATATTTCCGGTCTAATTAAAATCATCTTGCCTACGCCCTAGACCAAACGCCAAATTATGCATGTTCTGTGAAAAGCAGTCACTATGGGTAAATTGATGCATTTTCTTTCAGCAATACATTACttctatagaaatatttttactgcagaaAATGTTGAGTGGGGATACGCTAACAATTGGATCGGATTCAACAGAGGGCAGATATCGAAATCTTTACAATGGTGAATGCTGCTTTGCTGAAGGGAGACGAAAGCGCTCGAGTGACACAGAAACAAGTGTACTGCATTACTTGTATGACATATCAGTCAGTAACGATGGCATGAACTTCGGCCCGGTCACGATTGTTTACGTTTTTGATTCGTTGTGCCTGAATAAAGATACAGACAATGATGGGAACGTGCAATTTACAGTTAAGGTAATAGCATTCTGCTCTATGGTGCGATTAGAAGGATATTTagtttatctatttattataaaatattatggATCTAAATTACATAGTCAATGTATTTCAATGATGTTGAAAGACGTCAATAAGTGCAGATCAGAACGCTCtcactgaatgaaaaaaaaaaaaattaaaatcatttaaacacGAGCtaattttatgaatcaaatccttccttattacctcctaaacccaAGTTTTCACTTCGAAGTTTAAAGAACGCTTTATCCGAGGTAAATacgaattttgttttcactcctgcagacaaagcttctaataatattattatcatatgACGCATTTATTACACAGAAGTATTataaaatgaactgaaacatacaaaaacgtaCCATTTATCACAACTAGATGAGAACACTATTGCAAAAATTCATGCAaatcattgtataaattttaatgtcgcacttgacgacagtCAAATGAAGCTCCGTAATCTTTATTGGATCAATAAACTTCACAC
Above is a window of Mercenaria mercenaria strain notata unplaced genomic scaffold, MADL_Memer_1 contig_4736, whole genome shotgun sequence DNA encoding:
- the LOC128554122 gene encoding von Willebrand factor D and EGF domain-containing protein-like gives rise to the protein MKRRAALAERPHKFVGKRQTDESELITEEMARTYCSNNVTTETIEKNQHLLGGFNMTQAIDECTWDVHTGQDLGWIATHKQAADSAIEIGYKRDANYTLSHIEELKEFKMQLCPFNCNGNGVCQENGTCTCDSLYFGPDCESNKSNGPIIEDIEGGGFCDQRFGSECRCFSVQTEALAESFQCKMVRQKKMLSGDTLTIGSDSTEGRYRNLYNGECCFAEGRRKRSSDTETSVLHYLYDISVSNDGMNFGPVTIVYVFDSLCLNKDTDNDGNVQFTVKADTCLIDGYCYEQNDVNISNVCFKCDPSISQYNWTQGCMASPNDDEGSLSAPTIAGIVIGVIVGIIIVTTIVVVGYKKGCKKSSVNASMEFSSGPFVSREPSRMSFNVDNLTYGQTY